The following proteins are co-located in the Microbacterium sp. Clip185 genome:
- a CDS encoding DedA family protein, translated as MTQVALPVRASSNESWLSQLMDALVGLMEWIGPIGAAIAIALESVFPPLPSEAILPMAGITASRGGFTLAEALLWTTAGSVVGALALYGIGAWLGIDRLRRVAAKVPLLHPEDIDRTVAWFHKHGGKAVFFGRMVPLFRSFISIPAGVTRMPLWRFVLLTAAGSLLWNAIFVLAGYFLGESWHIVEQYAEVFQVIVIVGVAAGIAWFVYARVRSLLAHRRRVGARD; from the coding sequence ATGACCCAGGTCGCCCTGCCTGTCCGCGCCTCATCGAACGAATCCTGGCTGAGCCAGCTCATGGATGCGCTGGTCGGCTTGATGGAGTGGATCGGCCCCATCGGCGCCGCGATCGCGATCGCCCTGGAGAGCGTCTTCCCGCCGCTGCCGAGCGAGGCGATCCTGCCGATGGCGGGCATCACGGCCAGCCGCGGCGGCTTCACCCTCGCCGAGGCGCTGCTGTGGACGACGGCGGGCTCGGTGGTCGGTGCGCTCGCTCTCTACGGCATCGGCGCGTGGCTCGGCATCGACCGGTTGCGTCGGGTCGCCGCGAAGGTGCCGCTGCTGCATCCGGAAGACATCGACCGCACGGTCGCGTGGTTCCACAAGCACGGCGGCAAGGCGGTGTTCTTCGGGCGGATGGTGCCGCTGTTTCGCAGCTTCATCTCGATCCCCGCGGGCGTGACCCGCATGCCTCTGTGGCGCTTCGTGCTGCTGACGGCCGCCGGGAGCCTGCTGTGGAACGCGATCTTCGTGCTGGCCGGGTACTTCCTGGGCGAGTCGTGGCACATCGTCGAGCAGTACGCCGAGGTGTTCCAGGTGATCGTCATCGTCGGCGTCGCCGCCGGCATCGCGTGGTTCGTCTACGCGCGGGTGCGGTCGCTGCTCGCGCATCGGCGCCGCGTGGGTGCCCGCGACTGA
- a CDS encoding DUF6264 family protein, with protein MSSERPGEEPAIFRLPPESFRVGSDGAPAAARPEPSPRSERPAPRPEREAGRTAPRRRRKTWDIVLTIVLLAVTAVVSAVSSTLALMLAASSTGCGADGRVCRAELLQGGVWTMLTAPWIVFVLTAFFAVLLLIVRRRAFWVPLVGTVVAALTWLVGAFLLWAAV; from the coding sequence GTGAGCAGTGAGCGCCCGGGCGAGGAACCCGCGATCTTCCGGTTGCCGCCCGAGTCGTTCCGCGTCGGCTCCGACGGGGCACCCGCCGCCGCCCGACCCGAGCCGTCGCCGCGCTCCGAGCGCCCCGCTCCGAGGCCTGAGCGCGAAGCCGGGCGTACCGCCCCGCGTCGGCGGCGGAAGACGTGGGACATCGTGCTGACGATCGTGCTCCTGGCCGTGACCGCCGTCGTCTCGGCGGTGTCGTCGACGCTGGCTCTGATGCTCGCGGCTTCCTCCACCGGATGCGGCGCCGACGGCCGCGTGTGCCGTGCGGAGCTGCTGCAGGGCGGCGTGTGGACCATGCTCACGGCGCCGTGGATCGTCTTCGTGCTGACCGCGTTCTTCGCGGTGCTGCTGCTGATCGTGCGCCGCCGCGCGTTCTGGGTGCCGCTGGTAGGAACCGTGGTCGCCGCGCTGACCTGGCTCGTGGGCGCCTTCCTGCTCTGGGCCGCCGTCTAG
- the aspS gene encoding aspartate--tRNA(Asn) ligase: MSERVLVKQLKSLPAGGVSVSGWVETVRDQKKVQFVILRDETGAVQLVNPATRELGEDATSEQAAALALTETISNLATGTFLTVTGELKHDERVKLGGVEIKIASLEIAAAALPETPIAADSGLDKRMDWRFIDLRQRRNNLIFRIQTTLEHAMRTYWVERDYVEIHSPKLMSTPAEGNAELFALEYFGDQTAYLAQSPQHFKQMAQAAGFGKVFEIGDVFRADPSFTSRHATEFTSVDAELSWIDSYEDVAAMQEELLAAAFTAVKEKHGEEIKELFDIDVVVPTLPFPRIPLAEAREIVKARGYDIPRTDGDLDPEGERQISAHVRETYDHQFVFITDYHPEIRPFYHMRNTETGLTNSYDLLFNGTEITTGAQREHRIEVLEAQALEKGLSLEGLEHYLDFFRYGIPPHGGFGMGLARVLMLMLGQDSIREVTFLFRGPTRLAP; this comes from the coding sequence GTGAGTGAACGCGTTCTGGTCAAGCAGCTGAAGTCCCTCCCCGCGGGAGGTGTCTCGGTGTCCGGATGGGTCGAGACCGTCCGCGACCAGAAGAAGGTGCAGTTCGTCATCCTGCGTGATGAGACCGGCGCGGTGCAGCTCGTGAATCCCGCGACGCGCGAGCTCGGCGAGGACGCGACGTCCGAGCAGGCGGCGGCGCTCGCGCTGACCGAGACGATCTCGAACCTCGCCACGGGCACGTTCCTGACGGTGACGGGCGAGCTCAAGCACGACGAGCGCGTCAAGCTCGGCGGTGTCGAGATCAAGATCGCGTCGCTGGAGATCGCGGCCGCCGCGCTGCCGGAGACGCCGATCGCGGCCGACAGCGGTCTCGACAAGCGCATGGACTGGCGCTTCATCGATCTGCGTCAGCGCCGCAACAACCTGATCTTCCGCATCCAGACGACGCTCGAGCACGCCATGCGCACCTACTGGGTGGAGCGCGACTACGTCGAGATCCACTCCCCCAAGCTCATGTCCACGCCCGCCGAGGGCAACGCCGAGCTGTTCGCGCTGGAGTACTTCGGCGACCAGACGGCGTACCTGGCGCAGAGCCCGCAGCACTTCAAGCAGATGGCGCAGGCCGCCGGCTTCGGCAAGGTGTTCGAGATCGGCGACGTGTTCCGCGCCGACCCCAGCTTCACCAGCCGCCACGCCACCGAGTTCACCTCGGTGGACGCTGAGCTGTCGTGGATCGACTCCTACGAGGATGTCGCCGCGATGCAGGAGGAGCTGCTGGCGGCCGCCTTCACCGCGGTGAAGGAGAAGCACGGCGAGGAGATCAAGGAGCTGTTCGACATCGACGTCGTCGTGCCGACGCTTCCCTTCCCCCGCATCCCGCTCGCCGAAGCGCGCGAGATCGTGAAGGCGCGCGGCTACGACATCCCGCGCACCGACGGCGACCTGGACCCCGAGGGCGAGCGTCAGATCTCCGCCCACGTGCGCGAGACCTACGACCACCAGTTCGTGTTCATCACCGACTACCACCCCGAGATCCGACCGTTCTACCACATGCGCAACACCGAGACCGGGCTCACGAACAGCTACGACCTGCTGTTCAACGGCACCGAGATCACCACGGGCGCGCAGCGTGAGCACCGCATCGAGGTCCTCGAGGCACAGGCGCTGGAGAAGGGCCTGTCGCTCGAAGGCCTCGAGCACTACCTCGACTTCTTCCGCTACGGCATCCCGCCCCACGGAGGCTTCGGCATGGGTCTCGCGCGTGTGCTGATGCTCATGCTCGGCCAGGACTCGATCCGCGAGGTGACCTTCCTCTTCCGCGGGCCCACGCGCCTCGCCCCCTGA
- a CDS encoding ABC transporter substrate-binding protein, which produces MIIRSTRRGRAAAGIALTAIAAVALAGCAGTAEASSDDSSKAQTATSVADFGTFADLEAAAKAEGKLNVIALPRDWANYGAIIDLFTQRYPEISVEEQSPDISSAEEIQAAKTNEGLDTAPDVFDLGLTVALQNTDSFAPYKVQTWDDIPDALKEPTGLFVGDYGGYMSVGYDSSRFPAPKSLDDLLGDEYRGAVAINGDPTQAGAAFAAVGMATVQSGGTLDDYQPGIDFFSKLNAAGNMLKLDVTSATVASGETPVVFDWDYLNAAHTQSNPNWKVVVFDGTGYAGYYNQAINKSAPHPAAARLWQEFLYSDEVQNLWLAGGARPARMDAMQTAGTLDEKLAAALPATPDKTVVPTEQQSTDAGTLLGEKWAAAVS; this is translated from the coding sequence ATGATCATCCGCTCCACCCGCCGCGGCCGCGCCGCCGCCGGGATTGCTCTGACGGCGATCGCCGCCGTCGCCCTCGCCGGCTGCGCAGGCACCGCCGAGGCGTCCTCCGACGACTCCTCGAAGGCGCAGACCGCCACGAGCGTCGCGGACTTCGGCACCTTCGCCGACCTCGAGGCAGCGGCGAAGGCCGAGGGCAAGCTCAACGTGATCGCCCTGCCGCGCGACTGGGCTAACTACGGCGCGATCATCGACCTGTTCACGCAGCGCTACCCGGAGATCTCCGTCGAGGAGCAGTCGCCCGACATCTCCAGCGCCGAGGAGATCCAGGCCGCGAAGACCAACGAGGGCCTGGACACCGCCCCCGACGTGTTCGACCTGGGGCTCACCGTCGCCCTGCAGAACACGGACTCGTTCGCGCCGTACAAGGTGCAGACCTGGGATGACATCCCCGACGCCCTCAAGGAGCCGACGGGTCTGTTCGTGGGCGACTACGGCGGGTACATGTCGGTCGGCTACGACTCGTCGCGCTTCCCGGCGCCCAAGAGCCTCGACGACCTTCTCGGCGACGAGTACCGCGGCGCGGTCGCCATCAACGGCGACCCGACGCAGGCGGGCGCGGCGTTCGCCGCGGTGGGAATGGCCACGGTGCAGTCCGGTGGCACGCTCGACGACTACCAGCCGGGCATCGACTTCTTCAGCAAGCTGAACGCCGCTGGCAACATGCTGAAGCTCGACGTGACCAGCGCGACCGTGGCCAGCGGCGAGACGCCCGTTGTCTTCGACTGGGACTACCTCAACGCGGCCCACACCCAGAGCAACCCCAACTGGAAGGTCGTCGTCTTCGACGGCACCGGCTACGCCGGGTACTACAACCAGGCGATCAACAAGAGCGCGCCGCACCCGGCCGCGGCACGCCTGTGGCAGGAGTTCCTCTACAGCGACGAGGTGCAGAACCTGTGGCTCGCCGGCGGTGCCCGCCCGGCGCGCATGGACGCCATGCAGACCGCGGGAACGCTCGACGAGAAGCTGGCCGCCGCCCTGCCCGCGACGCCGGACAAGACGGTCGTGCCGACCGAGCAGCAGAGCACCG